In a genomic window of Scyliorhinus torazame isolate Kashiwa2021f chromosome 5, sScyTor2.1, whole genome shotgun sequence:
- the LOC140420063 gene encoding uncharacterized protein isoform X2 produces the protein MEKPWTCEDCGKGFTAPSVLEIHRRIHTGERPFTCSQCGKGFTQFSDLQRHRRVHTGERPFTCSQCGKRFTRLYILQSHQRVHTGEWPLYCSQCGKGFSHSSTLQAHQRVHTGEKPFTCSQCGKGFTQLSQLRTHQRVHTGERPFTCPQCGKRFKRSSALHKHLQVDTGEWPFTCSQCGKGFTELSSLQRHQRIHTGERPFTCSQCGKGFTQLSSLQRHERVHTGEKPFTCSQCGKGFAQLSHLRSHQRVHTGERPFTCSQCGKGFSRLPTLRTHQRVHTGERPFTCSQCEKGFTTSSSLWIHQRVHTGERPFTCSQCEKGFATSSSLRIHQRVHTGERPFTCSQCEKGFAQLSSLQTHQRVHTGEKPFICSQCEKGFTTSSSLWIHQRVHTGERPFTCSQCEKGFATSSSLRIHQRVHTGERPFTCSLCEKGFTQLSSLRIHQRVHTGEKVLTCS, from the exons atggagaaaccatggacatgtgaggactgtgggaagggattcacagcaccgtctgtgctggaaattcatcggcgcattcacactggggaaaggccattcacctgctctcagtgtggaaaaggattcactcaattctctgacctgcagagacatcggcgagttcacactggggagaggccgttcacctgctctcagtgtgggaagagattcactcggttatacatcctgcagtcacaccagagagttcacactggggagtggccattatactgctctcagtgtgggaagggattcagtcattcatctaccctgcaggcacaccagagagttcacactggggagaagccattcacctgctctcagtgtgggaagggattcactcagttgtcccaactgcggacacaccagagagttcatactggggagagaccgttcacttgccctcagtgtgggaagagattcaaacgTTCATCTGCCCTGCATAAACATCTGCAAGTTGACACTGGGgagtggccgttcacctgctctcaatgtgggaagggattcactgagttatccagcctgcagagacatcagcgaattcacactggggagaggccgttcacctgctctcagtgtgggaagggattcactcagttatccagcctgcagagacatgagcgagttcacactggggagaagccgttcacctgctctcagtgtgggaagggattcgctcagttatcccacctgcggagccaccagcgagttcacactggggagaggccattcacctgctctcagtgtgggaaaggattctctcGGTTacccaccctgcggacacaccagcgagttcacactggagagag gccgttcacctgctctcagtgtgaaaagggattcactacttcatcgagcctgtggatacatcagcgagttcacactggggagaggccgttcacctgctctcagtgtgagaagggattcgctacttcatcgagcctgcggatacatcagcgagttcacactggggagaggccattcacctgctctcagtgtgagaagggattcgctcagttatccagcctgcagacacaccagcgagttcacactggggagaagccgttcatctgctctcagtgtgagaagggattcactacttcatcgagcctgtggatacatcagcgagttcacacaggggagaggccgttcacctgctctcagtgtgagaagggattcgctacttcatcgagcctgcggatacatcagcgagttcacactggggagagaccattcacctgctctctgtgtgagaagggattcactcagttatccagcctgcggatacaccagcgagttcacactggggagaaggtgcTAACCTGTTCTTAG
- the LOC140420063 gene encoding uncharacterized protein isoform X1, with protein sequence MEKPWTCEDCGKGFTAPSVLEIHRRIHTGERPFTCSQCGKGFTQFSDLQRHRRVHTGERPFTCSQCGKRFTRLYILQSHQRVHTGEWPLYCSQCGKGFSHSSTLQAHQRVHTGEKPFTCSQCGKGFTQLSQLRTHQRVHTGERPFTCPQCGKRFKRSSALHKHLQVDTGEWPFTCSQCGKGFTELSSLQRHQRIHTGERPFTCSQCGKGFTQLSSLQRHERVHTGEKPFTCSQCGKGFAQLSHLRSHQRVHTGERPFTCSQCGKGFSRLPTLRTHQRVHTGERPFTCSE encoded by the coding sequence atggagaaaccatggacatgtgaggactgtgggaagggattcacagcaccgtctgtgctggaaattcatcggcgcattcacactggggaaaggccattcacctgctctcagtgtggaaaaggattcactcaattctctgacctgcagagacatcggcgagttcacactggggagaggccgttcacctgctctcagtgtgggaagagattcactcggttatacatcctgcagtcacaccagagagttcacactggggagtggccattatactgctctcagtgtgggaagggattcagtcattcatctaccctgcaggcacaccagagagttcacactggggagaagccattcacctgctctcagtgtgggaagggattcactcagttgtcccaactgcggacacaccagagagttcatactggggagagaccgttcacttgccctcagtgtgggaagagattcaaacgTTCATCTGCCCTGCATAAACATCTGCAAGTTGACACTGGGgagtggccgttcacctgctctcaatgtgggaagggattcactgagttatccagcctgcagagacatcagcgaattcacactggggagaggccgttcacctgctctcagtgtgggaagggattcactcagttatccagcctgcagagacatgagcgagttcacactggggagaagccgttcacctgctctcagtgtgggaagggattcgctcagttatcccacctgcggagccaccagcgagttcacactggggagaggccattcacctgctctcagtgtgggaaaggattctctcGGTTacccaccctgcggacacaccagcgagttcacactggagagaggccgttcacctgctctgagtag